The following coding sequences lie in one Pseudomonas sp. B33.4 genomic window:
- a CDS encoding alkaline phosphatase family protein: MKHNVILVVLDGLNYEVARHAMGHLQAYVGAGRAALYQLECELPALSRPLYECILTGVPPIDSGIVHNNVSRLSNQRSIYHYARDAGLKTAAAAYHWVSELYNRSPFVAARDRHTDNLSLPIQHGHFYWSDHYPDSHLFADAENLRLRHDPDFLLIHPMNIDDAGHKHGLDSSQYRNSARFADIILADYLQKWLDAGYQVLVTADHGMNNDRSHNGLLPEERQVPLFVLGDAFSLDADAAPKQTEICGTVCELLGVPHDKPVCRELLK, encoded by the coding sequence ATGAAGCACAACGTCATCCTTGTCGTGCTCGACGGCCTCAACTATGAAGTCGCGCGTCACGCCATGGGGCATCTGCAGGCTTATGTTGGCGCAGGACGCGCCGCGCTCTATCAACTGGAGTGCGAACTGCCGGCCCTGTCCCGCCCCCTCTATGAATGCATCCTCACCGGCGTGCCGCCGATCGACAGCGGCATCGTCCACAACAATGTTTCGCGCCTGTCCAACCAGCGCAGCATTTATCACTACGCCCGCGATGCCGGTTTGAAAACTGCAGCGGCGGCGTATCACTGGGTCAGCGAGTTGTACAACCGCTCACCGTTCGTAGCCGCGCGCGACCGGCACACCGACAATCTGTCGCTGCCGATCCAGCACGGGCATTTCTACTGGAGCGATCACTACCCGGATTCGCACCTGTTCGCCGACGCGGAAAACCTGCGCCTGCGCCACGATCCGGATTTCCTGCTGATCCATCCGATGAACATCGACGACGCCGGGCACAAACACGGCCTCGACTCTTCGCAATACCGCAACAGCGCGCGCTTCGCCGACATCATCCTCGCCGACTATCTGCAGAAATGGCTCGACGCTGGCTATCAGGTATTGGTGACCGCCGACCACGGCATGAACAACGATCGCTCGCACAACGGCCTGCTGCCGGAAGAGCGTCAGGTGCCGCTGTTTGTCCTCGGTGACGCGTTCAGCCTCGACGCTGACGCCGCACCGAAGCAGACCGAAATCTGCGGCACGGTCTGCGAACTGCTCGGCGTGCCCCATGACAAACCGGTGTGCCGGGAGTTGCTCAAGTGA